CTTCtattttaaacatatataaattaacatctgatttttaaaaaaaataataataaatatcgaTACAGATGATATGGAAGGACATTCCAACAATCAAAGTAATAAAGACCAAGAAGTTACAATTGATGGTGCAGCAAAAATAAAGCAGATTCATTCCAACATTCCTGATGAAGAGATACCAAAGGTTAGTATGGAATTTGAAACTGAAGAACAAGCTTACAATTTTTATAATGTTTATGCTTATAAAGTTGGATTTAGCATACGAAGAAGCAAAGGGCATAAGGATAATAAAGATGGAAAAGTAAAAGATAGAACTTTTTGTTGCTCATGTGAAGGCTTTCGCAAAAAAGATAAACGATATGATAATGTGAAATGTCATCGTGCTGAAACAAGGTTTGGTTGTTTGGCGAGGATGAAGATAAAACTTCATCAATTTGGAAATTATCAAGTTGTTGAATTCTATGCGGACCATACACATATGACTTCAAGCCCTAGTAAGAGCCACTTACATAGGTCACAAAGAAGAATAACCCCTGCTCAAGCATCTGAAATTGAATTGGCTGAGAATTCAGGAATTG
The genomic region above belongs to Humulus lupulus chromosome 1, drHumLupu1.1, whole genome shotgun sequence and contains:
- the LOC133833991 gene encoding protein FAR1-RELATED SEQUENCE 5-like gives rise to the protein MEGHSNNQSNKDQEVTIDGAAKIKQIHSNIPDEEIPKVSMEFETEEQAYNFYNVYAYKVGFSIRRSKGHKDNKDGKVKDRTFCCSCEGFRKKDKRYDNVKCHRAETRFGCLARMKIKLHQFGNYQVVEFYADHTHMTSSPSKSHLHRSQRRITPAQASEIELAENSGIAPKASMELMIRLAGGHENLGFILDDCRNYICTKRTIQMRTGDTGGVLEYLQQMKSKDPKKIYALQVDKDDLLTNIFWADAHMMASYHNFGDVVCFDTT